In Balaenoptera acutorostrata chromosome 8, mBalAcu1.1, whole genome shotgun sequence, the genomic stretch ttataattattataattattataattattttatcccCCGCCTCCGCCTCGCTGCCCCCAGCCCAGTTTCGTTTTCTTTTGAATGTTACTGCTTCTCCGGTGCCTCCCGCCCCGCATCGCTGGCCCTCGTTTCTCTGGGACTTTTCTTTGTGTGCGTGAGAGTGTGCTTCCTCGCGTGTTTGCCCTTCTCCCGGCCCCTTCTGTCGGTCTGTCtgtcctgccccccacccctttcgTTTTCCGGAGACTTGTTGAGAAATACGACCCCACAGACTGCGAGACTGAACCGCCGCTACAAGCCAAAGATTTTATTATGTTCAGAAACCTGTAGTCTGAAATAAAGTGTACGCTGTGCTCACGAGCGGCTGGCGGCCCTCCTCTTTGCGGGCTGGGGAAGGGCGAGGGCGCAGGCACACGGCGGCCCGGCGCACACCGCGCGCTCACCGGGCCGGGAGCCCCCGCGGCTCGGCCGGGCCTTAAGATCCATCACCACACAACGAATACGGGGCGCCAGGGGGGCGCGGTGATAGGGGCGGCCCAGACCCGGGGATGGCCCGGGTTTGGAGGGTCTGCGGGGACACTCTTGGTCTCCGATTGACTTCAAAGGAGCCCAGAGGCCGGAAACCCCCAGTCCTGACTTCGGAAACACTGCCGGGCTCTTGGGCTGCTTCCCGCGCAGAGCCAGGACCAGCCCGGCTGCAACCTGCTCCTCGCTCCAGcttgcttcttttctctttttttctgatgcGAGTTTTGCTGGAGGTTTTCTCCTCCAGAAGCAGAAGGCCTTCCCAGGGCGGGGCAGCGGTGAGGGGCTGCCTCCCCTCCCGAGCGAGGGGCGCCTCGGGCTGCCTGGACTTCACGCTCTTCGTTCGGAGAAGTGATTTCGTTGACGAAACGGCTGGTCGAGGGCGGCACACAAGCCTCGCGGGGCTCGGAGCTCCTGGCTCCGTAAAACCGGGAGAGGAGGCCCGGATGCTGGGAAGCTCTGCAGAGCGGCAGCCCCTCGGTCCGCTGCTGCCGGGATCGCTCCGGCCCGCGACCTCCGACGTGGGCACAGGCCTGACTCCACACTAACCCAAAGCCTAAGCAGGGTCCCTTTCACAATCCCAACAAAGCCTGGCTTGCTTTCTGACCGAGAGGGGCGCAGACACACGACCCCCGGGCCCTCAGGACCCCCGGACTTAATAGAGGGAAATGTCTGGACACTTGCCCCAGACCCTGGTGCCCAGACTTCTTGGGTAGCCCCTGGACCCCGCCATTCAGGGActaggaggaggaaggggaggtccCTTCTTATTTCCCTTTggtccaggattttttttaatggtaactTTTGTTCTCTGCGCTTTTCCCTGTCTTCtgtagtatgtatgtatgtacctgTACTCGTGTGGCCGGATACGTAGGTGTCCCGAAAACCTCATGTGTATATGTGATCACGTGTAGATAGATATTGGTGCATCTGAGTACCCCACCGGGTTTTGTGTATTCCTGCGTGTGTGAGCATTATGCGATTGGGTGTTCATGTCTCTGTAATTAGATGCACACTTGGATGTTTGTGAGTTcacagtgtgtgtgcatgtgcttaTTTATGTTTGCAGGTGTGTTTGTGCACACATGGGAACTCTGCCTCTGTGCTCTTCCCTTGGGTTTCTTTCCTGTTTGTTGGATTGATTTTGTGAGAAGTGGGTATGACCAGTGTCTgccttttttcttgaaaaattcccCCTGATTTGGGCTTATGTCTGGGGGAAGTGACAGTGCTAGGTGCCAGGTCTAGGAAGCCAAAGGACCCTTGAAGTCCCTGATCAAGGCCTTGAGGGGTTGGGGTTCAGGGACCTGGAGTTGGAGAGCATATTTGACATTGCCATGGGTTCCCAACTTTACTGCAGTAAATCTCTTTCTTCTATTCCTTTCACACCTTTCTGGGGTGTGTGGAGTAACCTctgcacataataggtgctcaccCAATCCTTGAGTGAAGAGTTGGAAGTGGTGAGGTGGGCCCTTCCCTGGGGATGGCCCAGGTGAGTTGTTTTCTAGTGGCTGGAAGTACATCCTTTGCTTTTCTCGGGGAGGAGGATGTGGGGGAGGAGCCTGGAATCTCCAAGGTCTCCAGGGCTTTGGGTTAGGGGGTCTGAGACCTGAGGCCCAGGGTACCCCTTCCCGAATCCAGACAGCTCAGAATATCAAGAAGTTTCCTGGCCACATCCAGATACGATGTTGGGGGTGCCCAGTTCTACAGAGAAGCTTACTTCTCTGAATGCCTAGAAACTGAGctgcccttccttctcccttcctcaaTGTGGCCCCTTAGGGTACCTATGCCCCTCAAGACCACTAGATCcagagcctggggcaggggccAGCTTGAGCAGCAACTCCAAGAAGCATCCTGTTCCTTAAGGCTCCTCTTTATCTCTAGCAAGAGATCAAAGCCAAGAGTTCTCCCTCTTCAccctggggaagagggaagaggtggTTACCTCTCCCTACAATTACATTAGTAAAGTGTATAGATGTGTCATTATTATGTAATTTGATTTCTGGCCCATTATCTCCTTTTATCTTCCAATCTCTATGGGTAAgcaaaattttcttcatttttcagatgagaaaactgaagctctgagaaCTTAAACATTTGGTCCAtgcctcctctgtgcccctgtgtCTTCCTCTTTGTCACATCTACTCATTACAACTGCCTTTTTCTCAGCAATCTGACCAAGGCCCTGAAGTCATCGTCCAGAATGACTTTCCTGTCTTCTCTCActcttccccatccccactggAAAATCCTCCTGATTGGGGCAGAGACGAGGGAAGGAGGACTCTGGTCATATCTCTTTCGTGCACCCctactaaaaaaagaaagtaataataaACATAAACAGGCATCGATTTCTCTGATTTATGGGGCTGGTTTAGCCAGCTGCCTGTGTATTAAAGTCTGGGGCTGCATCAAAATAAATACTGGAGTGTGGTATCCCAACTTCCttattttccacctttttttttttttaagattggatTGAACCATAAACTTAAATCTTCCTCAGCCCAGGAGGAAATACACACTAGCCAAGTCTAAACGGTATTGATCCCTGGCTCTTTCTGAGGGCAAAGGTCTCTGTTTTCTTCCTGGAAACTCCCTTTCCTTTGGTAGggtcaggaggaggaggagtggatGGGGGTGGACGAAAGAAGGGGTATTTGGGTGTATGGGGCTGCGTCGTAGGTCTGTGTTagcttgtgtgtttgtgtgtcatATTGTGCGTGGCCATTCACATAGGGGTGGTATTGAGTACATTTATTTAGGCTTGGAATGTGGAAGTGTGTGTTTTGAGTGTATGGGTGCTGATAGTGATTGTTTGgtgtttgtgggtgtgtgtatatatgcccagTTCTCTGGCCCTCTAGGCCAGGCAGCCCAGGGTACAGAGCAAGAGTCACTTGCTAGCTTACCCCCTACCTGGCCCTCACAGCCCTGTCACCTGTGACAGGGCTTCCAGAGATGATATCACCAGGGAGCCCACTGTGCCCCAATGCCCTCAGTAAAAGGGTCTAACTGCAGGGGTAGGGGTGAACCTGGCTGACTCCAAGAGGCCAAGGCCAGGGTCAGGGAGGCCCTCCCCAGACTCCTTGCCCCGTGAAGGTGTCGGCCGTGGCttctctgggggggggggcatcAGCTCCTCCAAAGGTGTCCTTGCTTTTCCTCTTCTTGAAAGCCATTCCTCTGGCAATATAAGCACCCCCTGAAGCAGCCCTCTCCTAGCTTTGCCTCACAGCCTGGGGCCCGTTTAATCTGGATGTCACCATGGGTTACATTGGAAATCCTGTTCACTCCATCTGGGGGGAGGTGGCAAAGCACTGCTCCATCCCTCATCACCCATGCCTGGGACTTCTGCTGTCTCTCGCTTTGAACCCAGGTGAGACGGTTGTGGAAACCTGTGGAAAGGGGCAGGGTTGGGGACTCTACCAGCCCCCCACTCCTCCCCAAATGACTTAGGCCAGTCATCTAATGCAGTCCCATTGTTGGAGGGGGTCCTGCAGGGATTCTTGAATAAAAAGTCTCATTTAActagggtggggggggggtggagggggggatgggagggagtgggagggtggGATCTGGGAGGGAAAGTGCCTTTCAGGGTGTGAGAGCCTACAGGAAGTGAGAGGCAAAATCCACACATCTCCTCTGAGTCCACTAAGAGCCTCAGTGTGTCACTGAGCGGGTAGTACCAATGCACACGCAGCCACACAGAATACGTGCACACACTTCCGCCCATCCAGCTGCACAGAAATGCACTCACTCGTGTGTGCACACATCcacatatgtaaaatatgtacatatctaCAAACAAGTATCCATGGGCTGATACCTGGAGCTGATGTATACAGAGGTGGGTTCCTAGCAAGCACAAGGCCATTGCCCGGGTAGAAGTTTCTGGCACACATTTATACATGGTCTAGGAGTACACCTGCTTGTGTCCAATATACACCTGCATGCCCCAGCTGGTGGGCTTTGCTCCTAGCCAGTGCAGGGACATTGTTCCCAGGGCTGGGGACATACCTGCCTGCCCCCTCCTTTTCGTGGAGGCCACCAGGGAGAAGTGGGGCTGAAGTGGGTGGGTTGATTGTATGCGGGTGGAAAGACTGGGGTCAAGGcagccctttcctctccccagagATAGCTGTGGCTGGCTGACTCTGGGCTCAGACACACATACCCTGCTACACctgtctccatccctccctcccgccctgccTACCCTGCACCTTCCCAGGTGTACCTCCTAGGGGTGGGGCAGGCccagggaaggagggggcagacTTCTAAAACTGATTTCTCAGAGATCTGGGTAAGTCCTGGGCCATTACCATTTGCTCCTTGAGCTTGCTTCTAAACGCAGCCTCTCCCAGAGATACCCACTCTGGAGGTGGAGTGGGTCCCTCCAGTCTGGAATTCTCCCCATCCATAGATACGGCGTGGGTTGCTGTGAGGACATTTGGGAAGATTTCAGGTTGCAATAATAGAAGACTCTGGATCTGCAGAAAAGCAGAGATTCACTGGGGGTGCTCAGACGCACACATCTTGTTCTGAAGAGAGGATTCAGATCCACGGCTCCAGACTCAGGTTTTGGCTACAGGGGAACGAGGTGAGGGGAGGAGCGCTGTGCAGGGGGAAGCAGTCAGCACAAGCCTCCCCCCTCCTCAACTCTGCCAGGGGATGGGGTACAAACGCCAGCAACCTTTAGGGAATAGCAGCCACCGGAAGATTCCTCCCAAGCCCCACTGCCATGCGGGCACAGGGGTGGCGGGAAGCCTCAGCCTCCCCGTGGTGGCCGGAAGACCTGGACTGCTCGTACCCCAGGAACAGCAGTTACAGCGCAGAGGGGACGGAGACCCCTGTGGGTAAGATGGAAGGAATCCAAAGAAGAGAGGGACCCACTGGTATTTAAAATTCGGCAATGACCACTGCGAGAGGGGTCTAGGGCCCTGACAGAGGCCAACCAGTTCTGGCAGAAAGGCCCACAGTTGTGCCATCTGATGAAGCCAACGCAGTGGGGAACTTGACCGATAAAGCTCTGCTGCTGCTCTGCGCCTGCATGGGGCTGGAGTGAGGCAGCCGTTAAGAGTCCCGATATCATCCGAGCTGAATATAATGTAGATACTGAAGAAAACTAAAGCAAGTGCCAGCAGCCACCTCAGCAGGTCCCTCCCTGCCCAACGCCCCCCTCTCCCCGCCACTTCCACGTGCAGGATTTGTCCATTTGGTAGGGTAGAGGCAATTCAGAAGATGACACTTGCAGACATTTAAAAGGAACATAATCGCTGTTTACTGAGAGACAACGTCGCACATTGCTAGTAGCCATTTGACACAATTTACTTTATTCCACCTCACACACTTCTTTGAGGCGgatattatcatccccattttacagataagaaaaatgaggtcCAAGGTCACGCCAAACCACATTAAAGCTTACACTGTAATTATATGTCATAAAATTCCAGGACGATTCCCACGGCGCACTATCAAGTTTCCGCAGTAAGGAAACTTCGGCACAAGGTAGGGAGAGGCATGGATTTGGGTTAAGGACTATTCTCTCTCTTCTGGAATCTTAAGTAGGAGTAGTCCTCAGCCctcactctcccctcctccctcaagCTAGGAACTCACGTCCGAATTCCTGCTCTCAAACCCCACTCCAGCGGGCTGGGTCTCAAGTGAGGCTCCTAGGAGGTTCCGATCTTCTCCCCATTATGATGACCCCCTCCACCCACCATCAGCAGTGCCCACCCTCAcgccctcctctcccccctgAGCCCAGGCTGGGTCAGCTGACGCAGCCCTCCCCGGGCGTCTCGTCCTTTGGTCTTAACTCCAGACGGGAGGCAGCTGCCTGGGCCCAGCGCGGTCCGCGGAGGGCGCGTCGCAGATGCACTTCCGGTCAGCGCGGCGACGGCGATAGGCCCGGACTGCGCTGGCCACTCGAGTCGGGCTGGAGATCGGGGCGCATCTGGGGCTCGCCCTCCCTCTAGAAACCGCGAAACCCCGATTCTGCTGGTCCGGCGCGGGGCACCGGCTCATTGGCGACGCCAAGGGGAAGGCCGCCCCGGCAGCTTAGTCGCGCCGGGCTCCTGGCAATGGACAGGGACCCGTGCTCCGGCCACAGGCTCCGACGCTCCCCGCCCGGCTTCTCTCCAGCGACTGTCTTTGTACAGTTTCGATTTGTGTCTAGGCCGGGTTCGCTTTGCTTTCGGTCATTTCCTATGGGCTTCCCGGCCTCTGGGTTCCTCCTGGCCCCCTGCTCCAAGCTTTCCGTTTTCGCTCCGGAGGCTGCCCTCCTGCGGCCAACCCCACCGGCCGCGCGGACCCGGCCTTCGCCGGGAGTGTGCCGGGGGCGTCCCTTTGGCTCTCTGCCCTCCG encodes the following:
- the LOC130708707 gene encoding uncharacterized protein LOC130708707 — protein: MGYKRQQPLGNSSHRKIPPKPHCHAGTGVAGSLSLPVVAGRPGLLVPQEQQLQRRGDGDPCGPPRASRPLVLTPDGRQLPGPSAVRGGRVADALPVSAATAIGPDCAGHSSRAGDRGASGARPPSRNRETPILLVRRGAPAHWRRQGEGRPGSLVAPGSWQWTGTRAPATGSDAPRPASLQRLSLYSFDLCLGRVRFAFGHFLWASRPLGSSWPPAPSFPFSLRRLPSCGQPHRPRGPGLRRECAGGVPLALCPPSPLVASPAPKFAPQTASLRSSERGRGVSTSRSPPGAGAWRPALTLEAATLPPSPHRVPLSPPAPLDSGATQSWPLGERPSPGGNAQRLSIWAAQTVPRSGRAWGSNQEEGGVDLKAVETRLYLYCFNLS